A section of the Oncorhynchus tshawytscha isolate Ot180627B linkage group LG09, Otsh_v2.0, whole genome shotgun sequence genome encodes:
- the pheta2 gene encoding sesquipedalian-1 isoform X1, which produces MKIHEKILTHYLSCTSPIDKEGYLYKKKERTSSYQRRWFVLKANLLFYQERPADRHLLGVIVLEGCAVQRCESEGGLFAFSMVFRGSGLKTYGLAAEDQLGQESWVKALLTASHCYLSLLVRDLGKQYEEAKRQAGPAESHPRTTVTGPGSMCLTQSMTYLNSCSSSFLMPGPERREGGSHSASNLLQAPPIPSKVINKRSPKHWPKRNAHVTPINGPAPPYGEWPQVEFDPLEDFTKLHDYYGEEVKQLRADWLKRRQEEEEHLEEDLIDLSEH; this is translated from the exons ATGAAGATCCATGAGAAGATTTTAACCCATTACCTATCCTGCACCTCACCGATAGATAAAGAAGGATATCTCTACAAAAAG AAAGAGAGGACCTCCTCCTACCAGAGGCGCTGGTTTGTCCTGAAAGCCAATCTCCTGTTCTACCAGGAGCGTCCGGCAGATCGACACCTGCTGGGGGTTATTGTCCTAGAGGGCTGTGCTGTCCAGCGCTGTGAGTCTGAGGGAGGACTGTTTGCCTTCTCCATGGTGTTCAGAGGTTCAGGGCTGAAAACCTACGGGCTTGCTGCTGAGGACCAGCTGGGCCAGGAGAGCTGGGTCAAAGCCCTGCTCACAGCCAGCCACTGTTACCTTTCACTGCTGGTCAGAGACCTGGGGAAGCAGTACGAAG AGGCTAAACGCCAAGCTGGCCCTGCTGAATCCCATCCACGAACCACTGTGACTGGTCCAGGCTCAATGTGCCTTACCCAATCCATGACTTACCTGAACTcatgctcctcctccttcctcatgccaggaccagagaggagagaagggggaagccACAGTGCCAGTAATCTATTACAAGCCCCTCCAATCCCCAGCAAAGTCATCAATAAGAGGTCCCCTAAGCATTGGCCCAAGAGAAACGCACATGTCACACCTATAAATGGACCAGCACCACCATATGGGGAATGGCCACAAGTGGAATTTGATCCTCTAGAGGATTTCACCAAGCTACATGATTACTATGGAGAGGAGGTGAAGCAGCTGAGAGCTGATTGGCTGAAGAGGcggcaggaggaagaggagcacctTGAGGAGGATCTCATTGACCTGAGTGAACACTGA
- the pheta2 gene encoding sesquipedalian-1 isoform X2, producing MKIHEKILTHYLSCTSPIDKEGYLYKKERPADRHLLGVIVLEGCAVQRCESEGGLFAFSMVFRGSGLKTYGLAAEDQLGQESWVKALLTASHCYLSLLVRDLGKQYEEAKRQAGPAESHPRTTVTGPGSMCLTQSMTYLNSCSSSFLMPGPERREGGSHSASNLLQAPPIPSKVINKRSPKHWPKRNAHVTPINGPAPPYGEWPQVEFDPLEDFTKLHDYYGEEVKQLRADWLKRRQEEEEHLEEDLIDLSEH from the exons ATGAAGATCCATGAGAAGATTTTAACCCATTACCTATCCTGCACCTCACCGATAGATAAAGAAGGATATCTCTACAAAAAG GAGCGTCCGGCAGATCGACACCTGCTGGGGGTTATTGTCCTAGAGGGCTGTGCTGTCCAGCGCTGTGAGTCTGAGGGAGGACTGTTTGCCTTCTCCATGGTGTTCAGAGGTTCAGGGCTGAAAACCTACGGGCTTGCTGCTGAGGACCAGCTGGGCCAGGAGAGCTGGGTCAAAGCCCTGCTCACAGCCAGCCACTGTTACCTTTCACTGCTGGTCAGAGACCTGGGGAAGCAGTACGAAG AGGCTAAACGCCAAGCTGGCCCTGCTGAATCCCATCCACGAACCACTGTGACTGGTCCAGGCTCAATGTGCCTTACCCAATCCATGACTTACCTGAACTcatgctcctcctccttcctcatgccaggaccagagaggagagaagggggaagccACAGTGCCAGTAATCTATTACAAGCCCCTCCAATCCCCAGCAAAGTCATCAATAAGAGGTCCCCTAAGCATTGGCCCAAGAGAAACGCACATGTCACACCTATAAATGGACCAGCACCACCATATGGGGAATGGCCACAAGTGGAATTTGATCCTCTAGAGGATTTCACCAAGCTACATGATTACTATGGAGAGGAGGTGAAGCAGCTGAGAGCTGATTGGCTGAAGAGGcggcaggaggaagaggagcacctTGAGGAGGATCTCATTGACCTGAGTGAACACTGA
- the pheta2 gene encoding sesquipedalian-1 isoform X3, translating into MKIHEKILTHYLSCTSPIDKEGYLYKKKERTSSYQRRWFVLKANLLFYQERPADRHLLGVIVLEGCAVQRCESEGGLFAFSMVFRGSGLKTYGLAAEDQLGQESWVKALLTASHCYLSLLVRDLGKQYEGPERREGGSHSASNLLQAPPIPSKVINKRSPKHWPKRNAHVTPINGPAPPYGEWPQVEFDPLEDFTKLHDYYGEEVKQLRADWLKRRQEEEEHLEEDLIDLSEH; encoded by the exons ATGAAGATCCATGAGAAGATTTTAACCCATTACCTATCCTGCACCTCACCGATAGATAAAGAAGGATATCTCTACAAAAAG AAAGAGAGGACCTCCTCCTACCAGAGGCGCTGGTTTGTCCTGAAAGCCAATCTCCTGTTCTACCAGGAGCGTCCGGCAGATCGACACCTGCTGGGGGTTATTGTCCTAGAGGGCTGTGCTGTCCAGCGCTGTGAGTCTGAGGGAGGACTGTTTGCCTTCTCCATGGTGTTCAGAGGTTCAGGGCTGAAAACCTACGGGCTTGCTGCTGAGGACCAGCTGGGCCAGGAGAGCTGGGTCAAAGCCCTGCTCACAGCCAGCCACTGTTACCTTTCACTGCTGGTCAGAGACCTGGGGAAGCAGTACGAAG gaccagagaggagagaagggggaagccACAGTGCCAGTAATCTATTACAAGCCCCTCCAATCCCCAGCAAAGTCATCAATAAGAGGTCCCCTAAGCATTGGCCCAAGAGAAACGCACATGTCACACCTATAAATGGACCAGCACCACCATATGGGGAATGGCCACAAGTGGAATTTGATCCTCTAGAGGATTTCACCAAGCTACATGATTACTATGGAGAGGAGGTGAAGCAGCTGAGAGCTGATTGGCTGAAGAGGcggcaggaggaagaggagcacctTGAGGAGGATCTCATTGACCTGAGTGAACACTGA